Proteins from one Amycolatopsis benzoatilytica AK 16/65 genomic window:
- a CDS encoding BldC family transcriptional regulator: protein MTATMGGRLLTPGEVAALFRVDPKTVTRWATAGRIGSIRTPGGHRRFRESEVNDLLAELTTDASEPARKI from the coding sequence ATGACCGCGACCATGGGCGGACGGTTGCTCACCCCGGGTGAAGTGGCCGCCCTGTTCCGAGTGGACCCCAAGACCGTGACCCGCTGGGCCACCGCGGGCCGGATCGGTTCGATCCGCACCCCCGGCGGACACCGCCGGTTCCGTGAGTCCGAGGTGAACGACCTGCTGGCCGAGCTCACCACGGACGCGAGCGAGCCCGCCCGCAAGATCTGA
- a CDS encoding MinD/ParA family ATP-binding protein, whose product MTGPSEGAAGEQQPEQAQEPAAMFSEERTDSTPHPAVAGPYDAQPTQAVDPPPQAAYQPLPQPGGYQAQYDHNLPPLQPPGDPGQAVPPHQPHPQQQAPAGYPPQAAPGQPGHPGQPGQPGGAGLPQPTSGADELATAHLVKQQKRAPQSGWRKALYRGSGKLINPGESPADTRRRELIARVNQPLRGCYKIAMLSLKGGVGKTTTTTTLGATFASLRGDRVVAVDANPDRGTLSQKIAIETTATVRHLLRDADKITRYSDVRSYTSQGSSRLEILASEQDPAVSEAFSENDYRRTVNLLEHFYNIVLTDCGTGLMHSAMKGVLDVADSLVVVSSGSVDGARSASATLDWLDAHGYGDLVKRSVVVINSVRPKGSSVDLDKLAAHFGAKVRAVCRIPFDAHLEEGAEIELERLGGDTRLALLELAATVADGFGGQQYR is encoded by the coding sequence GTGACCGGACCCAGTGAAGGGGCTGCCGGAGAGCAGCAGCCCGAGCAGGCCCAGGAACCGGCTGCCATGTTCTCCGAGGAACGCACCGATTCCACGCCGCATCCGGCGGTCGCCGGGCCGTACGACGCGCAGCCGACGCAGGCCGTCGACCCGCCGCCGCAGGCCGCGTATCAGCCGCTGCCGCAGCCGGGCGGGTATCAAGCGCAGTACGACCACAACCTGCCGCCCTTGCAGCCGCCGGGCGATCCGGGGCAGGCCGTGCCGCCGCATCAGCCGCATCCGCAGCAGCAAGCTCCGGCCGGGTACCCGCCACAGGCGGCTCCCGGACAGCCTGGACACCCGGGGCAACCCGGTCAGCCGGGCGGTGCGGGGTTGCCGCAGCCGACCTCCGGTGCGGACGAGCTGGCGACGGCGCACCTGGTGAAGCAGCAGAAACGGGCACCGCAGTCCGGCTGGCGGAAGGCGCTTTACCGGGGCAGCGGCAAGCTGATCAACCCGGGGGAGAGCCCGGCGGACACGCGTCGACGGGAGTTGATCGCGCGCGTCAACCAGCCGCTGCGCGGGTGCTACAAGATCGCCATGCTGAGCCTCAAGGGCGGGGTCGGCAAGACCACGACCACGACCACCCTGGGGGCGACGTTCGCGTCCCTGCGCGGGGACCGGGTGGTGGCGGTGGACGCGAACCCGGACCGGGGGACGCTGTCGCAGAAGATCGCCATCGAGACGACCGCGACGGTGCGCCATCTGCTGCGGGACGCGGACAAGATCACGCGGTACAGCGACGTCCGGTCGTACACGTCGCAGGGCTCCAGCCGGCTGGAGATCCTGGCCAGCGAGCAGGACCCGGCGGTGTCGGAGGCGTTCTCCGAGAACGACTACCGGCGGACGGTGAACCTGCTGGAGCACTTCTACAACATCGTGCTCACCGACTGCGGAACCGGTTTGATGCACTCGGCGATGAAGGGCGTGCTGGACGTCGCGGATTCGCTGGTCGTGGTGTCGTCCGGGTCGGTGGACGGGGCGCGCAGTGCTTCGGCCACGTTGGACTGGCTGGACGCGCACGGGTACGGCGACCTGGTGAAGCGGTCGGTGGTGGTGATCAACTCGGTGCGGCCGAAGGGAAGCTCGGTCGACCTGGACAAGCTGGCCGCGCATTTCGGGGCGAAGGTGCGGGCGGTGTGCCGGATTCCGTTCGACGCGCACCTGGAAGAAGGTGCCGAGATCGAGCTGGAGCGGCTGGGCGGGGATACCCGGCTGGCGTTGCTGGAGCTCGCGGCGACCGTCGCGGACGGGTTCGGCGGACAGCAGTACCGCTGA
- the ccsB gene encoding c-type cytochrome biogenesis protein CcsB, with protein MEINETLSQYSDLLYTTTVAIYVLALLFTLFEQAFGAKGRIAAERSKQRVLVGAGGPESDDSALEDGDAPAAPEAPRSVGRAERIGRMGAALLVLGALLQLSAIVLRGLAVHRAPWGNMYEYGMAVTFITVVAWLVVMKKFPVRHLTGFLLLPVVILMFINGTMLYTVAAPVVPALQSYWLVIHVSAAIVGSGVFLVPGVASVLYLFRTAHDRNPAKFAGFGPKLPAADVLDRIAYRATIVAFPVFTFGVLCGAVWAEAAWGRFWGWDPKETVAFIAWVVYAAYLHSRATAGWRGTRAAVINIVGFAVTIFNLFFVNLVTAGLHSYAGVS; from the coding sequence ATGGAGATCAACGAGACTCTCTCGCAGTACAGCGACCTGCTGTACACGACGACAGTGGCGATTTACGTGCTGGCGCTGCTGTTCACCCTCTTCGAGCAGGCGTTCGGAGCGAAGGGCCGGATTGCCGCCGAGCGCAGCAAGCAGCGCGTGCTGGTCGGCGCCGGTGGGCCGGAGTCCGACGACTCCGCGCTCGAGGACGGCGACGCGCCGGCCGCGCCGGAAGCACCGCGTTCGGTCGGCCGTGCCGAGCGGATCGGCCGGATGGGCGCGGCGCTGCTCGTGCTGGGCGCGCTGCTGCAGCTGTCCGCGATCGTGCTGCGCGGACTCGCGGTGCACCGCGCGCCGTGGGGCAACATGTACGAGTACGGCATGGCGGTCACCTTCATCACCGTCGTCGCCTGGCTTGTCGTGATGAAGAAGTTCCCGGTCCGCCACCTCACCGGCTTCCTGCTGCTGCCGGTCGTGATCCTGATGTTCATCAACGGCACGATGCTCTACACGGTGGCCGCGCCGGTGGTGCCCGCGCTGCAGTCGTACTGGCTGGTCATCCACGTTTCGGCGGCGATCGTCGGGTCCGGCGTGTTCCTGGTGCCGGGCGTGGCGAGCGTGCTGTACCTGTTCCGCACCGCGCACGACCGCAACCCGGCGAAGTTCGCCGGCTTCGGGCCGAAGCTGCCCGCCGCGGACGTGCTCGACCGGATCGCCTACCGCGCCACCATCGTCGCGTTCCCGGTCTTCACCTTCGGCGTGCTGTGCGGCGCGGTGTGGGCCGAAGCGGCGTGGGGCCGGTTCTGGGGCTGGGACCCGAAGGAGACGGTCGCCTTCATCGCCTGGGTGGTTTACGCGGCGTACTTGCACTCCCGTGCTACCGCGGGCTGGCGTGGCACGCGTGCGGCGGTGATCAACATCGTCGGGTTCGCGGTGACCATCTTCAACTTGTTCTTCGTCAACCTGGTGACGGCTGGGTTGCATTCCTACGCCGGGGTGAGCTGA